One segment of Microbacterium arborescens DNA contains the following:
- a CDS encoding circularly permuted type 2 ATP-grasp protein: MGDLFDGYGSTLTPRKTVSGVPPYDEMFEVSGTMPAPGSSRAAYRELYQALAQMTQEELRGRTESLASSYLAQGVTFDFAGEERPFPLDAVPRVIDYDEWSHVESGVKQRVRALEAFLDDAYGHQFCVRDGVLPAKLIASSQYYYRQAAGIRSANGVRIQVSGIDLIRDEHGEMRVLEDNVRVPSGVSYVISNRRVMAQTLPELFVSMRVRPVGDYPNKLLQALRASAPPGVDDPNVVVLTPGVYNSAYFEHTLLARLMGVELVEGRDLVCSGGKVFMRTTRGPQRVDVIYRRVDDDFLDPLQFRADSMLGAPGLMLAARLGNVTIANAVGNGVADDKLLYTYVPDLIRYYLAEEPILKNVDTWRLEDPGALEEVLDRLDELVVKPVDGSGGKGLVVGPDASAAELDKLRKKLLADPRGWIAQPVVMLSTIPTLVEDGMRPRHADLRPFAVNNGEEVWVLPGGLTRVALPEGQLVVNSSQGGGSKDTWVVGGDAPRTAEYSQGNLAGLVADQASTQAIPIIYDEQDEPAHSPQDHPGGLSEQQEQQQQTGGSTC; encoded by the coding sequence ATGGGTGACCTCTTCGACGGATACGGCTCGACGCTGACGCCGCGCAAGACCGTGTCGGGGGTGCCGCCGTACGACGAGATGTTCGAGGTCTCGGGCACCATGCCGGCTCCCGGGAGCTCGCGCGCCGCGTACCGCGAGCTGTACCAGGCGCTCGCGCAGATGACGCAGGAAGAGCTTCGCGGACGCACCGAGTCGCTCGCGAGCTCGTACCTCGCGCAGGGCGTCACCTTCGACTTCGCGGGCGAGGAGCGCCCGTTCCCGTTGGATGCCGTGCCCCGGGTGATCGACTACGACGAATGGTCGCATGTCGAGTCGGGCGTGAAGCAGCGCGTGCGCGCGCTGGAGGCGTTCCTCGACGACGCGTACGGGCACCAGTTCTGCGTCCGCGACGGCGTGCTGCCCGCGAAGCTCATCGCCTCGTCGCAGTACTACTACCGCCAGGCCGCCGGCATCCGCTCCGCCAACGGCGTGCGCATCCAGGTCTCGGGCATCGACCTCATCCGCGACGAGCACGGCGAGATGCGCGTGCTCGAAGACAACGTGCGTGTGCCCTCGGGTGTCAGCTACGTCATCTCGAACCGCCGGGTGATGGCGCAGACCCTGCCCGAGCTGTTCGTCTCGATGCGCGTGCGGCCCGTGGGCGACTATCCGAACAAGCTCCTGCAGGCGCTGCGCGCCTCGGCCCCGCCCGGAGTCGACGACCCCAACGTCGTCGTGCTGACCCCCGGCGTCTACAACTCCGCGTACTTCGAGCACACGCTCCTCGCGCGCCTCATGGGCGTCGAGCTGGTCGAGGGCCGCGACTTGGTCTGCTCGGGCGGCAAGGTGTTCATGCGCACCACGCGAGGTCCGCAGCGCGTCGACGTGATCTACCGCCGCGTCGACGACGACTTCCTCGATCCGCTGCAGTTCCGCGCCGACTCGATGCTGGGCGCTCCGGGGCTCATGCTCGCGGCGCGCCTGGGCAACGTCACGATCGCGAACGCCGTGGGCAACGGCGTCGCCGACGACAAGCTGCTCTACACCTATGTGCCCGACCTCATCCGCTACTACCTCGCGGAGGAGCCGATCCTCAAGAACGTCGACACGTGGCGGCTCGAGGATCCGGGCGCGCTCGAAGAGGTGCTCGATCGCCTCGACGAGCTCGTCGTGAAGCCCGTCGACGGCTCGGGCGGCAAGGGGCTCGTCGTCGGGCCCGACGCCTCTGCGGCCGAGCTCGACAAGCTCCGCAAGAAGCTCCTCGCCGATCCGCGCGGCTGGATCGCCCAGCCGGTCGTCATGCTCTCGACGATCCCCACGCTCGTCGAGGACGGCATGCGCCCCCGTCACGCCGACCTGCGACCCTTCGCCGTCAACAACGGCGAGGAGGTGTGGGTGCTGCCGGGCGGGCTGACCCGCGTCGCGCTGCCGGAGGGCCAGCTCGTCGTCAACTCCAGCCAGGGCGGCGGCTCGAAGGACACGTGGGTCGTCGGTGGCGACGCGCCCCGCACGGCCGAGTACAGCCAGGGGAACCTCGCCGGGCTCGTCGCCGATCAGGCCTCGACCCAGGCGATCCCGATCATCTACGACGAGCAGGACGAGCCCGCCCACTCGCCGCAGGACCACCCCGGCGGCCTGAGCGAGCAGCAGGAACAGCAGCAGCAGACCGGGGGATCGACGTGCTGA
- a CDS encoding DHA2 family efflux MFS transporter permease subunit — protein MVASARRRWAGLVFISIAVALIIVDSTIVNVAVPSIVDDLGITSTQVQWVQEAYTLVFASLLLVFGSIADRVGRRRMLLTGVVVFALASVGAALASTGDLLILARFVQGVGGAMILPTTLSLLNATFRGRERGIAFAVWGSTIGGMAAVGPLLGGWLTTTFSWHWAFGINIPLGILIVVGVLLTVEESRGGAAGIDVVGAILSVIAMGTLVFGLIEGRSYGWWTVDQRPELFGASWPWDLSPVPVAFVISAVTIAAFVVWGVRRRRAGKPTLLAFGLFGIPSFRNGNLAALVVALGEFGIILALPLWLQFALGFEAVQTGLVLLALAAGSFVASGLAGALSGKVAPVWIVRAGLAAEIIGVGGVALVVAPDATWGPLIPALFVYGIGVGLATAQLTGVVLADVPVAAGGQASGTQSTARQLGAALGIAILGTILFSTTSGALTAKLDDRGIPAEQRDHVVSAVVDSAGGAIAGLAASPQTADIATDAKAALSDGTRAASFAAAGFLVLGLVATTSLGRGARREQVETDAAEVKPRG, from the coding sequence ATGGTAGCTTCGGCACGCCGCCGGTGGGCGGGTCTCGTCTTCATCAGCATCGCGGTGGCGCTCATCATCGTGGACTCCACGATCGTGAACGTCGCCGTCCCCTCGATCGTCGACGACCTCGGCATCACCTCGACCCAGGTGCAGTGGGTGCAAGAGGCGTACACCCTCGTCTTCGCCTCGCTGCTGCTCGTCTTCGGCAGCATCGCCGATCGGGTCGGCCGCCGCCGGATGCTGCTGACAGGCGTCGTCGTCTTCGCGCTGGCCTCGGTCGGCGCGGCCCTCGCTTCGACCGGCGACCTGCTCATCCTCGCCCGCTTCGTGCAAGGCGTCGGCGGAGCGATGATCCTTCCGACCACGCTGTCGCTCCTGAACGCGACGTTCCGCGGCCGCGAACGCGGCATCGCCTTCGCCGTCTGGGGTTCGACGATCGGCGGCATGGCCGCCGTCGGGCCGCTGCTCGGCGGCTGGCTGACGACGACGTTCTCGTGGCACTGGGCCTTCGGCATCAACATCCCGCTCGGCATCCTCATCGTCGTGGGCGTCCTGCTGACGGTCGAGGAATCGCGCGGCGGCGCCGCGGGGATCGACGTCGTCGGGGCGATCCTGTCGGTCATCGCGATGGGCACGCTCGTCTTCGGCCTCATCGAGGGACGAAGCTACGGCTGGTGGACCGTCGACCAGCGCCCCGAGCTGTTCGGCGCGTCGTGGCCGTGGGATCTGTCCCCCGTGCCGGTCGCGTTCGTCATCTCGGCCGTCACGATCGCCGCCTTCGTCGTCTGGGGCGTGCGGCGCCGCCGCGCCGGGAAGCCCACGCTGCTCGCGTTCGGGCTCTTCGGCATCCCGTCGTTCCGCAACGGCAACCTCGCCGCCCTCGTCGTCGCGCTCGGCGAGTTCGGCATCATCCTGGCCCTCCCCCTGTGGCTCCAGTTCGCGCTCGGGTTCGAAGCCGTTCAGACGGGCCTCGTGCTGCTCGCCCTCGCCGCGGGCTCGTTCGTCGCGAGCGGGCTCGCCGGCGCCCTGTCGGGCAAGGTCGCACCCGTGTGGATCGTCCGCGCCGGCCTGGCCGCCGAGATCATCGGCGTCGGCGGCGTCGCCCTCGTCGTCGCCCCCGACGCCACCTGGGGCCCGCTCATCCCGGCGCTGTTCGTCTACGGCATCGGCGTCGGCCTCGCCACCGCGCAGCTGACCGGCGTCGTGCTCGCCGACGTCCCCGTCGCCGCGGGCGGGCAGGCATCCGGCACGCAGTCGACCGCTCGCCAGCTCGGCGCCGCGCTCGGCATCGCGATCCTCGGAACCATCCTGTTCTCGACCACATCGGGCGCCCTCACCGCGAAGCTCGACGACCGCGGCATCCCCGCCGAGCAGCGCGACCACGTGGTCAGCGCCGTCGTCGACAGCGCGGGCGGCGCGATCGCGGGCCTGGCGGCCTCGCCGCAGACCGCCGACATCGCCACCGACGCGAAGGCCGCCCTCTCGGACGGCACCCGCGCCGCGAGCTTCGCCGCGGCGGGGTTCCTCGTGCTGGGCCTCGTGGCCACGACCTCCCTCGGCCGTGGCGCGCGCCGCGAGCAGGTCGAAACGGATGCCGCGGAGGTCAAGCCTCGCGGGTGA
- a CDS encoding transglutaminase family protein gives MKRLRIEHTTGFTYPGDVAASYNEARMLPSSTDSQFVLSSQLDIDPTTAVNHYVDYFGTRVAAFDVLAAHRSLAITARSLVEVRPRPIEHRQISWEDLADETARSIHTVEQLGQTARTAPHPEVVKLAREIAASHDEPGPAAHAIAIGIGDAVEYMPGVTGVHSTAAESWPERKGVCQDIAHITLGALRSVGIPARYVSGYLHPDPDAQVGVAVTGESHAWIEWFAGDWQGFDPTNNVEISDRHVLVGRGRDYNDVPPLRGVFAGPYKSALHVTVTITREA, from the coding sequence GTGAAGCGTCTGCGCATCGAGCACACGACCGGGTTCACCTACCCCGGCGACGTCGCCGCCTCCTACAACGAGGCGCGGATGCTGCCGAGCTCGACCGATAGTCAGTTCGTGCTGAGCTCGCAGCTCGACATCGATCCCACGACCGCCGTCAACCACTACGTCGACTACTTCGGCACCCGCGTCGCCGCGTTCGACGTGCTCGCCGCGCACCGTTCACTCGCGATCACGGCCCGCTCGCTCGTCGAGGTGCGGCCTCGCCCGATCGAGCACCGGCAGATCTCGTGGGAGGACCTCGCCGACGAGACCGCGCGCTCGATCCACACCGTCGAGCAGCTCGGGCAGACGGCCCGCACGGCGCCGCATCCGGAGGTCGTCAAGCTCGCCCGCGAGATCGCGGCGTCGCACGACGAGCCCGGCCCGGCCGCGCACGCGATCGCGATCGGGATCGGGGATGCCGTCGAGTACATGCCCGGCGTCACGGGGGTGCACTCCACCGCCGCGGAGTCGTGGCCCGAGCGCAAGGGCGTCTGCCAGGACATCGCGCACATCACCCTCGGCGCACTGCGCAGCGTCGGCATCCCGGCGCGTTACGTCTCGGGCTACCTGCATCCCGACCCCGACGCCCAGGTCGGCGTCGCGGTGACGGGCGAGTCGCACGCCTGGATCGAGTGGTTCGCGGGCGACTGGCAGGGCTTCGACCCGACCAACAACGTCGAGATCAGCGACCGGCACGTGCTCGTCGGGCGGGGCCGCGACTACAACGACGTCCCGCCGCTGCGCGGGGTGTTCGCGGGCCCGTACAAGAGTGCGCTGCACGTGACGGTGACGATCACCCGCGAGGCTTGA
- a CDS encoding FAD-dependent oxidoreductase, producing MTEPIDLLIIGGGVGGVAAAITATRLGLRVVLTEESGRLGGQLTSQAVPPDEHAWIEQPTTSPSYAEFRRRVRDYYRRNYPVTAEAAAEPILNPGRGIVSRLCHEPRVADAVIDEMLAPWLATGRLRILRDHEPVAVDVVRDRVEGVVVRSRTGEETVLEAPIVVDATELGDLLELARVEHVIGAEGVDDTGELHAPAVADPMDQQAVSWCFALEHREGEDHVGDRPARYEHWRTHVDSFWPGPQLSWTDIEPIGLHERTRPLFQKVDTPDVPFDLWRYRRVLAADNFTGGISDVTLVNWPQIDYWEAPLLGVDAAAADRARAASRELSESFLYWMQTEAPRHDGGTGYPGLRLRGDVTGTADGYADRVYIREARRAVTEFRVLEQHVGVQARGAGAGSAVFDDSVGLGHYRIDLHPSTAGRTYVDIESYPFQIPLGALLPVRVDNLLPAAKNIGSTHITNGCYRLHPVEWSIGEAVAALAAVALAERVPPRAVRAQPRLLDDLRRVLTDRLGITLRWPEEVRTHHWKPRERAREIVPSR from the coding sequence ATGACCGAGCCGATCGACCTGCTGATCATCGGAGGCGGCGTCGGCGGCGTAGCCGCGGCCATCACCGCGACCCGCCTGGGCCTGCGTGTCGTGCTGACAGAGGAGTCGGGCAGGCTCGGCGGGCAGCTGACCTCGCAGGCGGTGCCGCCCGACGAGCACGCCTGGATCGAGCAGCCGACGACATCGCCGAGCTACGCCGAGTTCCGCCGCCGAGTCCGCGACTACTACCGCCGCAACTACCCGGTCACGGCGGAAGCCGCCGCCGAGCCGATCCTCAACCCGGGGCGCGGCATCGTCAGCCGGCTCTGCCACGAGCCGCGCGTCGCCGACGCGGTCATCGACGAGATGCTCGCCCCGTGGCTCGCGACCGGCCGGCTGCGGATCCTCCGCGACCACGAGCCCGTCGCCGTCGACGTCGTGCGCGACCGGGTCGAGGGCGTGGTCGTCCGCAGCCGGACGGGGGAGGAGACGGTGCTCGAAGCGCCGATCGTGGTGGATGCCACGGAACTCGGCGACCTGCTCGAGCTCGCACGCGTCGAGCACGTCATCGGGGCCGAGGGCGTCGACGACACCGGCGAGCTGCACGCTCCGGCCGTCGCCGATCCGATGGACCAGCAGGCGGTCTCATGGTGCTTCGCGCTCGAGCACCGCGAGGGCGAGGATCACGTCGGCGACCGTCCCGCACGCTACGAGCACTGGCGCACGCACGTCGACTCGTTCTGGCCCGGCCCGCAGCTGTCGTGGACCGACATCGAGCCGATCGGGCTGCACGAGCGCACCCGGCCGCTCTTCCAGAAGGTCGACACCCCCGACGTGCCGTTCGACCTGTGGCGGTACCGGCGCGTCCTCGCCGCCGACAACTTCACCGGTGGCATCTCCGACGTGACGCTCGTCAACTGGCCGCAGATCGACTACTGGGAGGCACCGCTCCTCGGCGTCGACGCCGCCGCGGCCGACCGGGCACGCGCAGCCAGTCGCGAGCTGTCGGAGTCGTTCCTGTACTGGATGCAGACCGAAGCGCCGCGGCACGACGGCGGCACGGGCTACCCGGGGCTCCGCCTGCGCGGAGACGTCACCGGCACCGCCGACGGGTACGCCGACCGCGTCTACATCCGCGAGGCGCGACGCGCGGTGACCGAGTTCCGCGTGCTCGAGCAGCACGTCGGCGTACAGGCCCGTGGCGCGGGGGCGGGCAGCGCCGTGTTCGACGACAGCGTCGGGCTCGGGCATTACCGCATCGACCTGCATCCCTCGACGGCCGGGCGCACCTACGTCGACATCGAGTCGTACCCGTTCCAGATCCCGCTGGGGGCACTGCTGCCGGTGCGCGTCGACAACCTGCTGCCGGCCGCGAAGAACATCGGCTCGACCCACATCACCAACGGCTGCTACCGCCTGCATCCGGTCGAATGGAGCATCGGCGAGGCCGTCGCCGCGCTTGCTGCCGTCGCGCTCGCCGAACGGGTTCCCCCGCGCGCGGTCCGGGCCCAGCCGCGGCTGCTCGACGACCTGCGCCGGGTGCTGACGGACCGTCTCGGGATCACGCTGCGCTGGCCGGAAGAGGTGCGCACGCACCACTGGAAGCCGCGGGAACGAGCCCGCGAAATCGTCCCGTCGCGCTGA
- a CDS encoding cellulase family glycosylhydrolase, with product MPPLSHPPHSASGRRGRLRRRLGAVVSAVALIAGLAWVAPTAAVADGSLPALSTQGNRVVDATGADVALRGVSVLAPEQNDLCDYCDSRPTSEMIDLAAAWGSKVVRLPVTEISATTDLAAYDAEYIAPYVQQAVDLGIYLIIDLHLVRDYGDGAGAVPRSTVERFWDYIAPQYGDVTNVVFEVFNEPINPASWSTWKAYIQPVVDGIRETAPDTLLLMGSPQWSTFVNGAVSDPIAGGNIAYVFHIYPNQGAPTTVLLDSKFGNAAQQIPVVVTEFGWNPPGEFSDSITAGTTTNWGVPFRTYLDARPWIGWQAWILDNFWKPQMFDYDWNILGGEHQGQFVKDWLGGLPNVSPCASHDGLGATVTVSSTYSAAYPGSRLVDGDCTDAGRWLSAVGDATPTATIELAAPQRVSSLGVYSGFGGGAGTGVVLVDFTVEVRTSAGWQQVAAVTGNTQAAREVAIGVDGVEAVRLVVTNPSASTTEAKIARVYELAVRG from the coding sequence ATGCCCCCTCTCTCCCACCCGCCCCACTCCGCCTCAGGCCGGCGCGGCCGGCTGCGGCGACGCCTCGGCGCCGTCGTCTCGGCGGTCGCCCTCATCGCCGGCCTCGCGTGGGTCGCGCCCACCGCAGCCGTCGCCGACGGCTCTCTCCCCGCCCTGTCGACGCAGGGGAACCGCGTCGTCGACGCCACCGGAGCCGACGTCGCCCTGCGCGGGGTGTCGGTGCTCGCCCCCGAGCAGAACGACCTCTGCGACTACTGCGACTCGCGGCCGACCTCCGAGATGATCGATCTCGCGGCGGCCTGGGGATCGAAGGTCGTGCGCCTGCCCGTCACCGAGATCTCCGCGACCACCGACCTCGCCGCCTACGACGCCGAGTACATCGCGCCGTACGTCCAGCAGGCCGTCGATCTCGGCATCTACCTCATCATCGACCTGCACCTCGTCCGCGACTACGGCGACGGGGCGGGCGCCGTGCCGCGCTCGACGGTCGAGCGCTTCTGGGACTACATCGCGCCGCAGTACGGCGACGTGACCAACGTCGTGTTCGAGGTCTTCAACGAGCCCATCAACCCCGCGAGCTGGTCGACGTGGAAGGCCTACATCCAGCCGGTCGTCGACGGCATCCGGGAGACCGCGCCCGACACTCTCCTGCTGATGGGCTCGCCGCAGTGGAGCACGTTCGTCAACGGTGCCGTGAGCGACCCCATCGCGGGCGGCAACATCGCGTACGTCTTCCACATCTACCCCAACCAGGGGGCGCCGACGACGGTGCTGCTCGACAGCAAGTTCGGCAACGCCGCGCAGCAGATCCCCGTCGTCGTCACGGAGTTCGGGTGGAACCCGCCGGGGGAGTTCTCCGACAGCATCACCGCGGGCACGACTACCAACTGGGGCGTGCCGTTCCGCACGTACCTCGACGCCCGTCCGTGGATCGGGTGGCAGGCGTGGATCCTCGACAATTTCTGGAAGCCGCAGATGTTCGACTACGACTGGAACATCCTCGGTGGCGAGCACCAGGGGCAGTTCGTGAAGGACTGGCTCGGCGGCCTGCCCAACGTCTCTCCGTGCGCCTCGCACGACGGTCTCGGGGCCACGGTCACGGTGTCGTCGACGTACTCGGCCGCCTACCCGGGCTCGCGCCTCGTCGACGGCGACTGCACCGATGCGGGCCGGTGGCTCTCGGCCGTCGGAGACGCGACGCCGACGGCGACGATCGAGCTGGCCGCGCCGCAGCGGGTCAGTTCGCTCGGGGTCTACAGCGGGTTCGGCGGCGGGGCCGGAACCGGCGTCGTGCTCGTCGACTTCACGGTCGAGGTGCGCACCTCGGCGGGATGGCAGCAGGTCGCCGCCGTCACCGGCAACACGCAGGCCGCGCGCGAGGTCGCGATCGGGGTCGACGGGGTCGAGGCGGTACGCCTCGTGGTCACCAACCCCTCCGCCTCGACCACCGAGGCCAAGATCGCCCGCGTCTACGAGCTCGCCGTGCGCGGCTGA
- a CDS encoding LacI family DNA-binding transcriptional regulator has protein sequence MTTPSTRPRSIRQSDVARLAGVSQSAVSRVISGDAARIPDETRQRIHEAIAQLGYVPNPVARNLRGSRTQLLGVHTFEPLFPNAREGFYVEFLLGIEQRAEETGHDLVLFSSTGDGAGGRRIYRDETNRLRIADGSVLLGVSPDRDELAKLWREGYPFIHIGRRDVPGADIPCIIPDYRAAASGIVERLHALGHRTLAYLRDSMDVEPYEDRRAGYAEAVTRLGIADASPGYREGRAGVPDEVVAALVDGRCTAAVAESERVAGELRNRLIERGVDIPGEVSVAVLEDTSAGDVRWDDLRIPRQEIGRIAVDRLIEMVDDPDAARESTFVACEVVAGGTVAQVRKDRG, from the coding sequence GTGACCACGCCCAGCACCCGCCCGCGCTCGATCCGCCAGTCCGACGTGGCCCGACTCGCCGGGGTGTCGCAGTCGGCGGTGTCACGCGTGATCAGCGGCGATGCCGCGCGTATCCCCGACGAGACGCGGCAGCGCATCCACGAGGCGATCGCCCAGCTCGGCTACGTCCCAAACCCCGTCGCCCGCAACCTCCGGGGCTCCCGCACGCAGTTGCTGGGGGTCCACACGTTCGAGCCGCTCTTCCCCAACGCCCGCGAGGGCTTCTACGTCGAGTTCCTGCTCGGCATCGAGCAGCGCGCCGAAGAGACGGGGCACGATCTCGTGCTGTTCAGCTCCACCGGTGACGGCGCCGGCGGGCGGCGGATCTACCGCGACGAGACGAACCGGCTGCGCATCGCCGACGGCAGCGTGCTGCTGGGCGTCTCGCCCGACCGCGACGAGCTCGCCAAGCTCTGGCGCGAGGGGTACCCCTTCATCCACATCGGTCGCCGCGACGTCCCCGGCGCCGACATCCCGTGCATCATCCCCGACTACCGTGCGGCGGCCTCCGGGATCGTCGAACGCCTGCACGCCCTCGGCCATCGCACCCTCGCGTACCTGCGCGACTCGATGGACGTCGAACCGTACGAGGACCGCCGCGCCGGCTATGCCGAGGCGGTGACGCGTCTCGGCATCGCGGACGCGTCGCCCGGGTACCGCGAAGGCCGGGCGGGGGTGCCCGACGAGGTCGTCGCCGCGCTCGTGGACGGACGCTGCACCGCCGCCGTCGCCGAGAGCGAGCGGGTGGCGGGCGAGCTGCGCAACCGGCTGATCGAGCGCGGGGTCGACATCCCGGGCGAGGTCTCGGTCGCCGTCCTCGAAGACACGAGCGCCGGGGACGTGCGGTGGGACGACCTCCGCATCCCGCGCCAGGAGATCGGCCGCATCGCCGTCGACCGCCTGATCGAGATGGTGGACGACCCGGATGCCGCCCGCGAGAGCACGTTCGTCGCGTGCGAGGTGGTCGCCGGCGGCACCGTCGCACAGGTCAGAAAGGACCGAGGATGA
- a CDS encoding rhamnulokinase — MPRVSVSGDVAAVDLGATSGRVIVGHVGADTLRTETVARFANDPVHAGDGLHWNLVGMYGSVLGGLHDALRTAPGIASIGVDSWAVDYALLRGGRMLGEPFHYRDERTARGVESVHARFPHAELFERNGLQFLPFNTLYQLAAEDPELLAFADTALLVPDLVGYWLTGVARAEQTNASTTGLLRVLQASWDGALVSALGIPRGILPPLIAPGDRLGPLRTDVAASIGAPTGTPVTAVGSHDTASAVVAVPMQPDAAAYISCGTWGLVGVEVDHLVLTRAALEANFTNEGGVDGRVRLLHNVMGLWILSEAVRQWERREGHRIDLPTLLDAAREADGVVFDVNDPRFLAPGEMTSRIDAWCTEHDVAPPRTRAEYTRSIVESLAQAFADAVADAARLGRVDVRTIHIVGGGALNELLCQRTADRAGMPVLAGPVEATALGNVLVQARAAGFVSGSLEALRDLVARTHAPRRYEPSA; from the coding sequence ATGCCGCGCGTGAGCGTGTCGGGGGACGTTGCGGCGGTGGATCTCGGGGCCACCAGTGGGCGGGTCATCGTGGGACACGTGGGGGCTGACACGCTCCGCACCGAGACGGTCGCACGGTTCGCGAACGATCCGGTGCACGCCGGCGATGGCCTGCACTGGAACCTCGTGGGCATGTACGGGTCGGTGCTGGGCGGGCTGCACGATGCGTTGCGCACGGCCCCCGGCATCGCCTCGATCGGGGTCGACTCGTGGGCCGTCGACTACGCGCTGCTGCGCGGCGGGCGGATGCTGGGCGAACCGTTCCACTACCGCGACGAGCGCACCGCCCGCGGGGTCGAGAGCGTGCACGCGCGCTTTCCGCACGCCGAGCTCTTCGAGCGCAACGGCCTGCAGTTCCTGCCGTTCAACACCCTGTACCAGCTCGCCGCGGAGGATCCCGAGCTGCTCGCCTTCGCCGACACCGCGCTGCTCGTGCCCGATCTCGTCGGATACTGGCTCACCGGCGTCGCCCGCGCCGAGCAGACCAACGCCTCGACGACCGGGTTGTTGCGGGTGCTCCAGGCCTCATGGGACGGCGCCCTCGTCTCGGCGCTCGGCATCCCCCGCGGCATCCTCCCCCCGCTCATCGCACCGGGCGATCGGCTGGGACCGCTGCGTACCGACGTCGCCGCGTCGATCGGGGCGCCGACCGGCACGCCCGTGACTGCCGTCGGCTCGCACGACACCGCCTCGGCCGTCGTCGCCGTGCCGATGCAGCCGGATGCCGCGGCCTACATCTCGTGCGGCACGTGGGGCCTCGTGGGTGTGGAGGTCGACCACCTCGTACTCACCCGCGCCGCGCTCGAGGCGAACTTCACGAACGAGGGCGGGGTCGACGGGCGCGTGCGCCTGCTGCACAACGTCATGGGGCTGTGGATACTGAGCGAGGCCGTGCGGCAATGGGAGCGCCGCGAGGGGCACCGCATCGACCTGCCGACGCTGCTCGATGCCGCGCGCGAGGCCGACGGCGTCGTCTTCGACGTCAACGACCCGCGGTTCCTCGCCCCCGGCGAGATGACCTCGCGCATCGACGCCTGGTGCACCGAGCACGACGTCGCGCCGCCGCGCACGCGGGCGGAGTACACCCGGTCGATCGTCGAGTCGCTCGCGCAGGCGTTCGCCGATGCCGTCGCCGACGCCGCACGCCTGGGCCGCGTCGACGTACGAACGATCCACATCGTCGGGGGCGGCGCGCTCAACGAGCTGCTGTGCCAGCGCACGGCCGACCGCGCCGGCATGCCCGTGCTCGCCGGGCCCGTCGAGGCGACGGCGCTCGGCAACGTGCTCGTGCAGGCCCGCGCCGCGGGCTTCGTCTCAGGCTCGCTCGAGGCGCTCCGCGACCTCGTCGCCCGCACGCATGCGCCGCGCCGGTACGAGCCCAGCGCTTAG
- a CDS encoding alpha-E domain-containing protein, producing the protein MLSRIAESLFWIGRYIERSDGTARILDVHLQLLLEDPWIDEDTACRSLLSVMGSFPPEGLDTVTRQDVLTRLAVDRTNSSSIAYSLQSARENARRAREIVSTELWETLNTTYSRMPRRLNAEKVHEFFHWVRERAALAVGVTDSSTSRDEAWQFFTLGRSIERTDMTARLLATRSLTEESGPSWTTILRSCGAYEAYLRTYRGMPSARNAAEFLLLDRLFPRSIIHSIQRAEECMSAIDPVADRVGHSNAVLRALGRIRNDLEYRPLGEILSELPEHMDNVQKVTREASEAIRSRFFPTAAEPNWIGETS; encoded by the coding sequence GTGCTGAGCCGCATCGCCGAGAGCCTGTTCTGGATCGGACGCTACATCGAGCGGAGCGACGGCACCGCCCGCATCCTCGACGTGCACCTGCAGCTGCTGCTGGAAGACCCGTGGATCGACGAGGACACCGCCTGCCGGTCGCTCCTGTCGGTCATGGGCTCGTTCCCGCCCGAGGGGCTCGACACCGTGACCCGCCAGGACGTGCTGACCCGGCTCGCCGTCGACCGCACCAATTCGTCGAGCATCGCGTACTCGCTGCAATCCGCGCGAGAGAACGCCCGCCGCGCGCGCGAGATCGTCTCGACCGAGCTGTGGGAGACCCTCAACACCACCTATTCGCGGATGCCGCGGCGCCTGAACGCCGAGAAGGTGCACGAGTTCTTCCACTGGGTGCGTGAGCGCGCGGCGCTCGCCGTGGGCGTCACCGACTCGTCGACGAGCCGCGACGAGGCCTGGCAGTTCTTCACACTGGGGCGCTCGATCGAGCGCACCGATATGACGGCTCGGCTGCTCGCGACCCGGTCGCTGACCGAGGAGTCCGGGCCGTCGTGGACGACGATCCTCCGCTCCTGCGGCGCGTACGAGGCATACCTGCGCACCTACCGCGGCATGCCGAGCGCGCGCAACGCGGCGGAGTTCCTGCTGCTCGATCGTCTCTTCCCGCGCTCGATCATCCACTCGATCCAGCGGGCGGAGGAGTGCATGAGCGCGATCGATCCCGTCGCCGACCGCGTGGGGCACTCCAACGCCGTGCTGCGCGCGCTCGGCCGCATCCGCAACGATCTCGAGTACCGGCCGTTGGGCGAGATCCTCTCGGAGCTGCCCGAGCACATGGACAACGTGCAGAAGGTGACCCGTGAGGCCTCCGAGGCGATCCGCAGTCGCTTCTTCCCCACCGCCGCGGAGCCGAACTGGATCGGAGAGACCTCGTGA